In one window of Chryseobacterium sp. JV274 DNA:
- a CDS encoding putative porin — protein MKYILFILFSLSFVARAQVVNKAETKPQPKKEDTLVIDSGKKDSLKIFKPTINDYQYQTQFSEKKVFDTVMTFDKTYIFSQQNNKDNFGRVQTANIGSGFNPLVFEVNDEQNLSLLPSNKSYMIIGANDVKYYDVKTPTATFLYHNAMRNGAALTSTYTQNIGKRFNFALEYMGLRSQGLYRNSLAANNNTLFSGHYTSKSGNYEIFAHYLHQNVNNQESGGITEDNLFMNGDSNYSNRQNAQVNLASSSSQFSYRRYYLSHQFSPFNSGKFPFSIRHIISHQGNKYYYNQTALEPYWYDAPTELVNGFPLTTKKYSENFSNTVSLIFNNEKFKLDAGVRYQMIKLGIRDVVALNGVPFPGELKENRIGAVGNLQVKLWDKIQLNSFLEFSNGNQFKSYLKTTNNLKFEPIKDYFVNAKVNFQSAYPSFNYLLNTSVYNNFNYYLENAKNQSVMEVGGSINLKWFKTEIFANYFRIDNYTYFDSNGSPKQSDNSVNISQIGGDATFSFNKFHLNTRVHFQNTLTNKELLPMPSFIGRANFFYQTQAFKKAAEIQAGIKVYYFSKFASRDYFPVLNEYILPRADSFSIGGQPIADIYINMKVKKMFFFIEGQQIGTVISNNKAYAFPHYPVYDFRLNIGIVWYLFN, from the coding sequence ATGAAGTACATCCTTTTCATACTCTTCTCTTTAAGTTTTGTAGCAAGGGCTCAGGTCGTTAATAAAGCTGAGACCAAGCCTCAACCCAAAAAAGAAGACACTCTTGTGATAGATTCCGGGAAGAAAGATTCCCTGAAAATCTTTAAGCCTACTATTAATGATTACCAGTATCAGACTCAGTTTTCTGAAAAGAAAGTTTTTGATACCGTAATGACTTTTGATAAAACCTACATCTTTTCACAACAAAATAATAAAGATAACTTCGGTAGAGTACAGACTGCCAATATAGGATCGGGATTCAATCCTCTGGTATTTGAGGTGAATGATGAACAGAATCTTTCCTTACTGCCATCCAATAAATCTTATATGATTATTGGAGCAAATGATGTGAAATACTATGATGTAAAAACACCTACCGCTACATTTTTATACCATAATGCAATGCGAAACGGGGCGGCGCTAACCTCTACTTACACTCAAAATATTGGGAAAAGATTCAATTTTGCTCTTGAATATATGGGACTTCGCTCTCAGGGACTTTACAGAAACTCATTAGCGGCAAATAACAATACCTTATTTTCAGGTCATTATACTTCAAAAAGTGGAAACTATGAAATTTTCGCTCACTATCTTCACCAGAATGTAAACAATCAGGAAAGTGGAGGTATTACAGAAGATAATCTGTTTATGAATGGTGACAGTAATTACAGCAACAGACAAAATGCTCAGGTAAACCTGGCATCAAGCAGCTCACAGTTTTCTTACAGAAGATACTACCTGAGTCATCAGTTCAGCCCATTCAATTCCGGGAAATTTCCATTCAGTATAAGACATATTATTTCTCATCAGGGGAATAAATATTACTATAATCAAACAGCTTTGGAGCCTTATTGGTATGATGCTCCTACTGAGTTGGTTAACGGCTTTCCACTCACCACAAAAAAATATTCTGAAAACTTCAGCAATACAGTTAGCTTGATTTTTAATAATGAAAAATTCAAACTGGATGCTGGTGTGCGTTATCAGATGATCAAATTGGGAATAAGAGATGTTGTTGCCCTTAATGGCGTTCCTTTTCCTGGTGAGCTTAAAGAAAACAGAATCGGAGCTGTAGGAAATCTACAGGTAAAACTTTGGGATAAAATTCAATTGAACTCATTCCTGGAATTTTCAAACGGAAACCAGTTTAAAAGCTACCTGAAAACAACCAATAATCTGAAGTTCGAACCTATTAAAGATTATTTCGTTAATGCTAAAGTAAATTTCCAAAGTGCCTATCCATCATTCAATTACTTATTGAATACTTCTGTTTACAATAATTTCAATTATTATCTTGAAAATGCAAAGAACCAGTCTGTAATGGAAGTGGGGGGAAGTATCAATTTGAAATGGTTTAAAACAGAGATTTTTGCCAATTATTTCAGAATAGATAACTATACTTATTTTGACAGCAATGGAAGCCCGAAACAAAGTGATAATTCTGTGAATATCTCTCAGATCGGAGGTGATGCTACATTCAGTTTCAACAAATTCCATCTGAATACCAGAGTGCATTTCCAAAATACTTTAACGAATAAAGAATTGCTTCCTATGCCAAGCTTTATTGGTAGAGCCAACTTCTTCTATCAGACACAGGCATTCAAAAAAGCAGCGGAAATTCAGGCAGGTATTAAAGTTTATTACTTCTCTAAATTTGCTTCAAGAGATTATTTCCCTGTTCTTAATGAATATATCCTTCCCAGAGCAGATTCATTTTCAATTGGAGGGCAGCCTATCGCCGATATCTATATCAATATGAAGGTGAAAAAAATGTTCTTTTTCATAGAAGGTCAGCAGATAGGAACTGTTATTTCCAATAACAAAGCATATGCATTTCCACATTATCCGGTATATGATTTCAGATTGAACATCGGAATTGTGTGGTATTTGTTCAACTAA
- the bshC gene encoding bacillithiol biosynthesis cysteine-adding enzyme BshC, translating to MKTINKISFNDIESIPQLVKDFLNQKIEGFENNTFSLDHFKQQIHLKKDFFSLRKREILSEVFEGQLSSLSLSSKQKENLENLKLPNTFTITTGHQLNLFSGPVFFVYKILQTIKTCTYLKENFPDFNFVPVYWMASEDHDFAEINHFKTDNNYYETNEKSGGPVGRIEISDTYFISEFEKEFKDSIFGTELILMMKEAYKTGNTLTDAIKILVNRLFSEFGLLILDGDSKELKNQMKEIFKDELLHFSLQKTSKSKVDVLTEKYGKVQVNPREINLFYFSETRDRIEFNGQKYIIVDKTIQFTEEEILAELENHPEKFSPNALMRPVYQENVLPNLAYIGGNAEIMYWLELKDYFSKINIPFPILIPRNSMLFLKEKTLGKIEKLDLKIEDFFQNFTVLTNHKILKDNPILQLLNEKEELLISSFSALRTSAETTEKSFGNMVKAEEVRQLKSFKRMKKRLLHAEKIKQNELLERLENLFLDVHPAKTWQERVYNFSVFFSDYGYSWLENCLEEMVVQDSKLIIVAI from the coding sequence TTGAAAACAATAAATAAAATATCATTCAACGATATAGAAAGCATTCCTCAATTGGTAAAAGATTTTTTAAATCAGAAAATTGAGGGTTTTGAAAATAATACATTTTCTTTAGATCATTTTAAACAACAGATTCATTTGAAAAAAGACTTTTTTTCATTAAGGAAGAGAGAAATTTTATCAGAGGTATTTGAAGGCCAGCTTTCAAGTCTTTCCCTTTCTTCAAAACAGAAGGAAAATCTTGAGAATCTTAAACTGCCCAATACATTTACTATTACAACGGGACATCAGCTGAACCTGTTTTCGGGACCTGTTTTCTTTGTTTATAAAATTCTGCAGACCATAAAGACATGTACCTATCTGAAAGAAAATTTTCCGGATTTTAATTTTGTTCCGGTATATTGGATGGCTTCAGAAGATCATGATTTTGCTGAGATCAATCATTTTAAAACCGATAATAATTATTATGAGACCAATGAGAAATCCGGTGGTCCGGTAGGAAGAATTGAGATCAGTGATACCTATTTTATTTCTGAATTTGAAAAAGAATTCAAAGATTCCATTTTTGGAACCGAGCTGATCTTAATGATGAAGGAAGCTTATAAAACAGGAAACACTTTAACGGACGCGATTAAGATTCTTGTCAACCGTCTTTTTTCAGAATTCGGACTTTTGATTCTGGATGGAGATTCTAAAGAACTTAAAAATCAGATGAAGGAGATCTTTAAAGATGAACTTCTTCATTTCAGTTTACAGAAAACATCTAAGAGTAAAGTAGATGTTCTGACGGAAAAATATGGGAAAGTTCAGGTAAATCCCCGTGAAATAAACCTTTTCTATTTTTCTGAAACCAGAGACAGAATTGAATTTAACGGACAGAAATACATTATCGTAGATAAAACGATTCAGTTTACAGAAGAAGAAATACTTGCTGAATTGGAAAATCATCCGGAAAAATTCAGTCCCAATGCTTTAATGCGTCCCGTGTATCAGGAAAATGTATTACCGAATCTGGCTTATATTGGAGGAAATGCTGAAATTATGTACTGGCTTGAACTTAAAGATTATTTTTCAAAAATTAATATTCCGTTCCCTATACTTATTCCAAGAAACTCGATGCTCTTCCTGAAAGAAAAAACATTAGGGAAAATTGAGAAACTGGATCTTAAAATAGAAGACTTTTTCCAGAATTTTACCGTACTCACCAATCATAAAATTTTAAAAGACAATCCGATTTTACAATTACTCAACGAGAAAGAGGAGTTGCTGATCAGCAGTTTTTCAGCGTTGAGAACTTCGGCAGAAACCACTGAGAAGTCATTTGGAAATATGGTGAAGGCAGAAGAAGTGAGACAATTGAAGTCTTTCAAAAGAATGAAAAAACGTCTGCTCCATGCTGAGAAAATAAAACAAAATGAGTTACTGGAAAGACTTGAAAATCTGTTTTTAGATGTTCATCCAGCTAAAACATGGCAAGAGAGAGTCTATAATTTTAGTGTATTCTTTTCAGATTATGGTTATTCGTGGCTTGAAAATTGTTTGGAAGAAATGGTGGTTCAAGATTCCAAATTAATAATTGTTGCCATTTAA
- a CDS encoding LysM peptidoglycan-binding domain-containing protein: MIKRFFILSSLCMVLGVSAQKSHTVVQGDNPYNIAKKYGMTVDELLKLNPKHKDGKLAIGDVLTIKSEKAATPVVTKTAPVEKVTSNTSTSSMGKIVLQPKQTIYGITKQYRISETDLRKLNPDLDSHMKIGDEITLPLASIKKYGGTQQAVTVEKHAEAPVEKTITTITPTVVTTSVEGESYLIQSKDNYYRITKQFGISQQDLFALNPGLEEKGLKPGETIKIKTSNNNTHTDSVAETANPKAKMDSGNEKSTTSTNVVAGDDYVTYTVQQGDTVFSIVNKFGVSIDELIALNPDLSHGLKTGMVLKIKKQDAAYSKKNGDALSVILMLPFGYSTNETQYRAMALDFLTGAKLAIERNARGGQKLDVKIVDSGNEASFKNSLTQINPDNTDLIIGPFFKSNVIDVLDFTKNQKIPIVAPFANTPELYNYNNLIIVETNNQTYADKIVEEVKGIYSDQKIYVVADAKKENANYIKAGLEKAVKNPNIIIVNSPADIQPDQNMMTGQSAPVIAILANDDNAAGDAFANRIIAISKEVQGVKAFSMFYSPTFEKKVDELSQASLVYLMDRKINTDGTFEKEILAAYKSKYCKTPPKYAIVGFDVVNDMLTRENKKGEIFKQMNKVQTQLATKFEFVKSKANGAYVNTGYRVIRLVP, from the coding sequence ATGATAAAGAGGTTTTTTATTCTATCCAGTTTATGTATGGTTTTGGGAGTTTCAGCCCAGAAATCACATACGGTTGTGCAAGGTGATAATCCTTACAACATTGCCAAAAAGTATGGAATGACTGTAGATGAATTGCTGAAGCTAAACCCAAAACATAAAGATGGCAAGCTGGCTATCGGAGATGTTTTAACTATAAAATCAGAGAAAGCAGCCACTCCGGTTGTCACAAAAACAGCTCCAGTAGAAAAAGTAACTTCAAATACAAGTACTTCTTCCATGGGTAAAATTGTTTTGCAGCCAAAGCAAACGATCTATGGCATCACAAAACAATACAGAATTTCTGAAACTGATTTGAGAAAACTGAATCCTGACCTGGATTCCCACATGAAAATCGGAGATGAAATCACCTTACCTCTTGCAAGCATTAAAAAGTATGGTGGTACTCAACAAGCTGTGACAGTAGAAAAACATGCTGAAGCTCCTGTAGAAAAAACAATAACAACGATTACACCTACAGTTGTTACTACTTCTGTAGAGGGAGAATCCTATTTGATTCAGTCTAAAGATAATTATTACAGAATTACAAAACAATTTGGAATCAGCCAGCAGGATCTTTTTGCTTTAAATCCAGGATTGGAAGAAAAAGGACTTAAACCTGGTGAAACCATTAAAATAAAAACATCCAATAATAACACACATACTGATAGTGTTGCTGAGACCGCAAATCCAAAAGCAAAAATGGATTCTGGGAACGAAAAATCAACTACCTCTACCAATGTTGTTGCAGGAGATGATTATGTAACCTATACCGTTCAGCAGGGAGATACTGTATTTTCCATCGTGAATAAATTCGGTGTTTCTATAGATGAGCTTATTGCTCTTAACCCGGACCTTTCTCATGGGTTGAAAACCGGAATGGTTTTAAAGATCAAAAAACAGGATGCAGCATATAGTAAGAAAAATGGTGATGCCCTTAGTGTGATCCTAATGCTTCCATTCGGGTACAGCACAAACGAAACGCAGTACAGAGCAATGGCACTTGACTTTTTAACAGGAGCTAAGCTTGCTATTGAAAGGAATGCCAGAGGAGGACAGAAACTGGATGTCAAAATAGTAGATTCTGGAAATGAAGCATCATTCAAAAATTCTTTGACACAGATTAACCCTGATAATACAGATCTTATTATCGGACCTTTCTTTAAATCTAATGTAATTGATGTTCTTGATTTTACAAAAAATCAGAAAATCCCGATTGTAGCACCATTTGCCAACACTCCGGAATTATATAACTATAATAATCTTATTATCGTTGAAACCAACAATCAGACGTATGCTGATAAGATTGTAGAAGAAGTAAAAGGAATTTATTCTGACCAGAAAATATATGTAGTGGCAGATGCCAAAAAAGAAAATGCCAATTACATCAAAGCTGGGCTTGAAAAAGCTGTGAAAAATCCTAATATCATTATTGTCAACTCTCCGGCGGATATTCAGCCTGATCAGAATATGATGACAGGTCAGTCTGCACCGGTTATTGCTATTCTTGCTAATGATGATAATGCAGCAGGAGATGCTTTTGCCAACAGAATTATTGCTATTTCTAAGGAAGTACAGGGCGTGAAAGCGTTCAGTATGTTCTATTCTCCAACTTTTGAGAAAAAAGTTGATGAGCTGAGCCAGGCTAGTTTGGTCTATCTGATGGATAGAAAGATCAATACAGACGGTACCTTTGAAAAAGAAATACTGGCTGCTTACAAAAGCAAATACTGTAAAACTCCACCAAAATATGCTATCGTAGGTTTTGATGTTGTCAATGACATGTTAACCAGAGAGAATAAAAAAGGTGAAATCTTTAAACAGATGAATAAAGTTCAGACTCAGCTTGCTACAAAATTTGAGTTTGTAAAATCTAAAGCTAACGGTGCTTATGTAAACACGGGTTACAGAGTAATCAGACTGGTACCTTAA
- the fabD gene encoding ACP S-malonyltransferase: protein MKALVFPGQGSQFVGMGKELYDSRKDIKDLMESANEILGFDILSIMFNGTDADLKKTEVTQPSIFIHSVAALKAVNGLGAEMVAGHSLGEFSALVANGVLSFDDGLKLVSERAKAMQAACDANPSSMAAILGLDDAKVEEICAQISGIVVPANYNCPGQLVISGETPAVEEACAKLKEAGAKRALLLPVNGAFHSPLMQPAQERLAAAIEKTKFRKATIPVYQNITTTAVTNPDEIKQNLIDQLTGPVKWTQSVQNMIKDGASNFVEVGPGKTLQGLIKKIDGSVDAASAI, encoded by the coding sequence ATGAAAGCACTTGTATTTCCAGGGCAGGGTTCTCAGTTCGTAGGAATGGGAAAAGAATTGTATGATTCTAGAAAAGATATTAAAGATCTGATGGAATCTGCCAATGAAATTTTAGGTTTCGACATTCTTTCCATTATGTTTAACGGAACGGACGCGGATCTAAAAAAAACAGAGGTTACCCAGCCTTCAATATTTATACATTCAGTAGCAGCATTAAAAGCCGTAAACGGTCTTGGTGCTGAAATGGTTGCAGGACACTCTTTAGGAGAGTTTTCAGCATTGGTTGCCAACGGAGTTCTATCCTTTGATGACGGTTTGAAATTAGTTTCCGAAAGAGCAAAAGCTATGCAGGCTGCTTGTGATGCCAATCCAAGTTCTATGGCTGCTATTTTAGGATTAGATGATGCTAAGGTTGAAGAAATCTGTGCGCAAATCAGTGGAATTGTTGTTCCTGCAAATTATAACTGCCCGGGACAATTGGTGATCTCAGGAGAAACACCAGCAGTAGAAGAAGCTTGTGCAAAACTGAAAGAAGCAGGTGCTAAAAGAGCATTGTTACTACCAGTAAATGGAGCTTTCCATTCACCATTGATGCAGCCTGCACAAGAAAGACTGGCAGCAGCTATCGAAAAAACAAAATTCAGAAAAGCAACTATTCCTGTATATCAGAATATCACTACAACAGCGGTAACGAATCCTGACGAAATCAAACAAAACCTGATCGATCAGCTTACCGGTCCTGTAAAATGGACGCAGTCTGTTCAGAATATGATTAAAGATGGGGCATCCAACTTCGTAGAAGTAGGACCAGGAAAAACCCTTCAGGGACTGATCAAGAAAATTGACGGATCAGTAGATGCTGCTTCTGCAATCTAA
- a CDS encoding GYDIA family GHMP kinase → MNAIFSPGKLMLTSEYFAIDGALVLAVPTKLGQEFFFEEKEDERSLILWEAYHQNKLWLKAVIDYKNWQVLETNIPSSAEFIVKTLKNVQQLSNTKFKFNLTYHLKTNLQFPADYGLGSSSTLMNNLAEWAEIDPFHLNAISLGGSGYDIAVAKEKSAVLFQSKPEIKYEKVNFNPSFKNELIFIHLNQKQDSREGINFYKSKKKSPELIEEFSNITKKIMLCSELEKFSELMMIHERKIADFLEISTVKEKIFSDCPSFVKSLGAWGGDFVMSAKFGDYKNYFWEKGFTTIFEWENIIDL, encoded by the coding sequence ATGAACGCGATATTTTCACCGGGCAAGCTTATGCTTACTTCAGAATATTTCGCAATCGACGGAGCTCTTGTCTTAGCGGTACCTACCAAGCTGGGACAAGAGTTTTTCTTTGAAGAAAAAGAAGATGAGAGGTCACTTATTCTTTGGGAGGCTTATCATCAAAACAAATTATGGTTGAAGGCGGTCATTGATTATAAAAACTGGCAGGTCTTAGAAACCAATATTCCATCAAGCGCTGAATTTATTGTCAAAACATTAAAGAATGTTCAGCAGCTTTCTAATACTAAATTCAAATTCAATCTTACTTACCACTTAAAAACTAATCTTCAGTTTCCTGCAGACTATGGTCTTGGTAGCAGTTCTACTTTGATGAACAATCTTGCAGAATGGGCTGAGATTGATCCTTTTCATCTTAATGCAATTAGTTTAGGAGGAAGCGGATATGATATTGCAGTGGCAAAAGAAAAATCTGCAGTTCTATTTCAAAGCAAACCTGAGATTAAATATGAGAAGGTAAATTTCAATCCTTCATTTAAAAATGAACTGATTTTTATTCATTTAAATCAGAAGCAGGATAGCAGAGAAGGGATCAACTTTTATAAATCAAAAAAGAAGTCTCCTGAATTGATTGAAGAATTTTCAAATATCACAAAAAAAATAATGTTATGCAGTGAATTGGAAAAATTTTCCGAATTAATGATGATTCATGAGCGTAAAATTGCTGATTTTCTTGAAATATCCACAGTTAAAGAAAAAATATTCTCAGATTGCCCTTCTTTTGTCAAAAGTTTAGGCGCATGGGGGGGAGATTTTGTAATGAGTGCCAAATTTGGGGACTACAAGAACTATTTTTGGGAGAAAGGTTTTACAACTATTTTTGAATGGGAAAATATAATTGATTTATAA
- the pckA gene encoding phosphoenolpyruvate carboxykinase (ATP), which translates to MKNTKIIQDLEKLGIKGNYEVVYNPSYEELYQAEVSSENQGFEKAELTESGAVSVKTGIFTGRSPKDRYIVQDDVTRDTIFWDGKVNLPTSAEIFGSCKELVMNQLSEAKKIYVVDAFCGTNADTRLKVRFIVEVAWQAHFVTNMFIRPSHYELENFGEPDFTVINGSKTTNPNWEAQGLNSENFIMFNLTEKLQIIGGTWYGGEMKKGMFAMMNYYLPLKGMASMHCSANVGEKGDVALFFGLSGTGKTTLSADPKRYLIGDDEHGWDNNGVFNYEGGCYAKVIDLSEEKEPDIFRAIKRDALLENVVVNNGIADYTDGSITENTRVSYPIYHINKIVLPSKAGHAKKIVYLSADAFGVLPPVSILNEDQAQYHFLCGYTSKLAGTERGITEPQPSFSPAFGEAFLTLHPTMYSKTLIGKMQEHGAKAYLVNTGWNGSGNRISLKDTRAIIDAIIDGSIDNAPKTQVPIMNLEIPTELPNVSTGILDPRDTYENASDWEEKAKDLASRYIKNFEQYCDTEEGKKLVASGPQLQEQTI; encoded by the coding sequence ATGAAAAACACTAAAATCATCCAGGATTTAGAGAAATTAGGGATTAAAGGAAACTATGAAGTAGTGTACAATCCTTCTTATGAAGAATTATATCAGGCTGAAGTTTCTTCTGAAAATCAGGGATTTGAGAAAGCTGAACTTACAGAATCTGGCGCGGTATCAGTAAAAACAGGGATTTTCACAGGTCGTTCACCTAAAGACAGATATATTGTTCAGGATGATGTTACAAGAGATACAATTTTCTGGGATGGTAAAGTAAATTTACCTACATCAGCAGAAATTTTCGGTTCTTGTAAGGAACTAGTGATGAACCAGCTTTCTGAAGCTAAGAAGATTTATGTAGTAGATGCTTTTTGTGGAACAAATGCAGATACAAGACTTAAAGTAAGATTTATTGTTGAAGTAGCATGGCAGGCACATTTCGTGACAAACATGTTTATTCGTCCTTCTCACTACGAACTGGAAAACTTTGGTGAGCCGGATTTCACAGTAATCAACGGATCAAAAACAACAAACCCGAACTGGGAAGCTCAGGGATTAAACTCTGAGAACTTTATCATGTTCAACCTTACAGAAAAACTACAGATCATCGGAGGTACATGGTATGGAGGTGAAATGAAGAAAGGAATGTTTGCCATGATGAACTATTACCTTCCATTAAAAGGTATGGCTTCAATGCACTGTTCTGCAAACGTAGGAGAAAAAGGTGATGTTGCTTTATTCTTTGGTCTTTCAGGAACAGGTAAAACTACTTTATCGGCAGATCCTAAAAGATACCTTATCGGTGACGATGAGCACGGATGGGATAACAACGGAGTATTCAACTATGAGGGAGGATGCTACGCGAAAGTAATTGATTTATCAGAAGAAAAAGAACCGGATATTTTCAGAGCAATCAAGAGAGATGCACTTCTTGAAAACGTTGTAGTGAACAATGGAATAGCAGATTATACTGACGGATCTATCACAGAAAATACTAGGGTTTCTTATCCAATTTACCATATCAACAAAATTGTATTGCCTTCTAAAGCAGGTCATGCTAAGAAGATTGTTTATCTTTCTGCAGATGCATTCGGGGTACTTCCTCCGGTTTCCATCTTAAATGAAGATCAGGCTCAATACCACTTCCTTTGCGGTTATACATCTAAATTGGCCGGAACAGAAAGAGGAATCACAGAGCCTCAGCCATCTTTCTCACCTGCATTTGGTGAAGCATTCCTTACATTGCACCCAACAATGTATTCTAAAACATTGATCGGTAAAATGCAGGAGCACGGAGCTAAAGCTTATTTAGTAAACACAGGATGGAACGGTAGCGGAAACAGAATTTCTCTGAAAGATACCAGAGCGATCATTGATGCAATCATTGACGGTTCTATTGATAATGCTCCTAAAACTCAGGTTCCAATCATGAACCTTGAGATTCCTACTGAATTACCAAACGTTTCTACAGGTATTTTAGATCCTAGAGATACTTATGAGAACGCTTCAGACTGGGAAGAAAAAGCAAAAGATCTTGCTTCAAGATATATCAAAAACTTTGAGCAATACTGTGATACTGAAGAAGGTAAGAAATTAGTTGCTTCAGGACCTCAGTTACAGGAACAGACTATCTAA
- a CDS encoding type II 3-dehydroquinate dehydratase, translating to MKVLIINGPNLNLLGTREPEIYGNVSMESYLENLKSEFQSHEIQYYQSNIEGELINRLQEDDFDAVVINPGAFTHYSYAIADCLKNIRKPKVEVHISNIYKREEFRQKSVTAANTDAVLSGFGMDGYRLALLSLK from the coding sequence ATGAAAGTTTTGATTATAAATGGGCCTAATCTCAATCTTTTGGGCACGCGGGAACCGGAAATTTATGGAAATGTTTCCATGGAAAGTTATTTGGAAAATTTAAAATCCGAGTTTCAGTCTCATGAAATACAGTATTATCAGTCCAATATTGAGGGCGAGCTTATCAACAGACTTCAGGAGGATGATTTTGATGCAGTGGTAATTAACCCGGGAGCATTTACCCATTATTCTTATGCTATCGCTGATTGTTTAAAGAATATCCGCAAGCCAAAAGTAGAAGTACATATCAGCAATATATACAAAAGAGAAGAATTCCGCCAGAAATCTGTAACGGCAGCGAATACAGATGCTGTTTTATCCGGCTTTGGAATGGATGGGTACAGATTGGCTTTATTGAGCCTGAAGTAA